One window of Psychrobacillus sp. FSL H8-0483 genomic DNA carries:
- the fabI gene encoding enoyl-ACP reductase FabI, whose amino-acid sequence MKDLIKLKDKNIVVMGVANERSLAWGVAKSLFEVGANVIFTYRKERSLGKIEKLLVDNNYEAKLVVECDVNSDDSIKASFETIGKEVGVIHGVVHSVAFANAEDLKNDFIQTTRDGYAFAQDTSAYSLIAASREAAPFMTEGGSIVTMTYLGAERVLEGYNVMGIAKASLEASVKYLALDLGKNNVRVNAISAGAVRTLAAKGISSFNTILHKIEETAPLKRNVTQEEVGDMTVALLSNLSRGVTGEIVYVDSGYNIMG is encoded by the coding sequence ATGAAAGATTTAATTAAACTAAAAGATAAAAATATTGTAGTAATGGGAGTTGCGAATGAGCGTAGTCTTGCTTGGGGAGTTGCGAAGTCTCTATTTGAAGTAGGAGCAAATGTAATTTTCACTTATCGAAAAGAACGTTCGTTAGGGAAGATTGAAAAGTTATTAGTAGATAATAATTATGAAGCAAAATTAGTAGTAGAGTGTGATGTAAACAGCGATGATAGTATTAAAGCTTCATTCGAAACGATTGGCAAAGAAGTAGGCGTGATTCACGGAGTTGTCCATTCAGTTGCTTTTGCAAATGCGGAAGATTTAAAGAACGACTTCATTCAAACTACTAGAGATGGTTATGCATTTGCACAAGATACAAGTGCCTATTCACTTATTGCTGCATCTCGTGAAGCAGCACCTTTCATGACAGAAGGCGGCTCTATCGTTACGATGACGTATTTAGGAGCAGAGCGTGTGTTAGAAGGATATAACGTAATGGGTATTGCCAAAGCATCCTTAGAGGCTTCTGTTAAATACTTAGCGTTAGATTTAGGGAAAAATAATGTTCGAGTAAATGCCATTTCAGCTGGCGCTGTTCGAACACTTGCTGCAAAAGGAATTTCTTCATTCAATACAATTCTGCACAAAATTGAAGAAACAGCCCCACTGAAACGAAATGTTACACAAGAAGAAGTAGGGGACATGACAGTTGCATTGCTAAGTAATCTATCCAGAGGCGTAACGGGAGAAATAGTTTACGTAGATTCTGGGTATAATATTATG